CTGGTCCTCCCTGGCGCGGTTCCGGGGAGCGGCCAAGGCGGCGCTCGTGGCGCTGGTCACCGCCCGCCTCTGGGCGTCCCTCCCTGGCGTCTTTGGGGACCTGAGCCAGCCGCTGGGCGCGCAGGTGCTCGAACTGCTGGACGTGCGGCGAGGAAGCTGGGCGTGGGGACCCGGACTCGCCGCAGGCCTGGTCGCACTGTGGTGGCCCCGCCGCCAGTTCCCCGCCCGCTTGCCCTTCCCGCTGCTCGTCACGGTCCTGGCAGGCTTGCTGCCCCTGCTGCTCAGGCCGACCCCCGCAGTGCAGACCTTCCCGGCGGTGCTCTTCCCGCGCCTCATGGGCAACACCATCTCCCGCCCCGTCCCGCTGCCCCGCCCGGGCGTGGTGAACGTCTGGGCCACCTGGTGCCCGCCCTGCCGGGCGGAAATGCCGCTCCTGATGCGGGCCGTCCAGGCGGGTGAACCGGTGGTGCTGCTGAACGTCGGTGAACCGGCCGACCGGGTTCAGGCGTTCCTCCGCTCCTACCCGGCCCCGAATACCACCTGGCTGGGTGGGGAAGCCGTCACCGGGAGGCTGCGGGTCAGCGGCTTCCCCACCACCTTCGCCGTGAATGCCCAGGGGCGCATCGTCGCCCGTCACCTCGGCCCGCTCAGCAGCGCCCAACTGCAAGCCCTGCTCCGGCAGGCCAAGGAAATGCCGTGACAGACGGCACCCCGCTCCCCCGCGCGTAAATGATCGGGCGCAGCGGCCCTGCCGTTCTCACGCTTCACCAAGACCAGCACGCTGAGGCCTACACTGAACCCACGTCCACCCGCGAAGAGGCTCATCCTGACGCCCAGGAGGGGCGCCTGACCTTCGCACCGGGGTTGAACCGCCGCCCTGGGATCAGGAGGACCTATGCCAAGGAAGCTTCTCCCCCTCGCCGCCCTGACCCTCGCGCTCGCCGCATGCTCCTCCAGCCTGACCCCGCCGGGACCGCCCACCACGATCCAGTTGCTTGACATCTCCGACTGGCACGCCCAGCTCGACCCACTCACTGTCGGCAGCGGCACGAGCGCCTTCCAGGTCGGTGGCGCGGCGGTCCTGAGTGCGTACTTCAAGCAGGACCGCGCGAACAATCCGAATACCCTGACCGTCACCGCAGGGGACGCCTACGGCGCGTCCCCGCCCCTGTCGAGCTTCTTCGGTGAGATGCCCGCCATCGAGGCGATGAACGCGATGGGTTTTGACGCCGATACCTTCGGCAACCACAACTTTGATCGGGGCACGGCGGCCCTCCAGGGTCTGATCGACAAAGCCAAGTTCTCGTACGTCGCGGCAAACCTGAAGAACCTTGACGCGAACCTCAAGAATGTCGCGCCATACAAGATCTTCACTGTTGGTGGGGTCAAGGTGGCCGTCATCGGGTTGGTGAACCCCGAGGCCCCCACGCTGGTCGCACCGGGCGCGCTCGGCACGCTGCAGATCACCGACCCAGTCGCCGCCGCCACCCAGGCCCGCGCCTCCGCCCAAGCGCAAGGGGCCCAGGTCTTCGTCGCAATCACGCATCTGGGCGTGACCAGCAAGGACCCTGCCACGCAGGCCCCTTCGGGTCCGCTGATCGACTTCGCGAAGAGCGTCCGCGGCTTCGACGTGATCTTCGGCGACCATACCAACGAGCAGTTCAGCGGCGTGATCGGTGAAGCGCTGGTCGTCGAGAACCTCAGCAAAGGCGCGACGTACGCGAAGGTGAACGTCACGTACGATCCGGCGAGTCGCCGAGTGACTGACCGCACCAACACCTTCGTGGTGCCGCGCGCGGACGCGGTCACGCCCGACCCGGCGGTTGTGCAGGCGCTGGCGCCCTACCGCACGCAGCTCGCGCAGCAGCTCGACCGCAAGATCGGGGTGGCCACCGACCTGTTCCCGCGCGGCAACAACATCGAGCGCCTCGGGGAAGTCGCGCTGGGGGACCTGATTGCCGACGCCTTCCGGGCGCGGTACGGCACCCAGTTGGCCATTCAGAACGGCGGGAGCATTCGCAGTTCGCTCCCCTCCAGTTACGCGCCTCAGGACAAGAGCCTGCGCCGCCCTGCACCCGGCTACCAGCCCGGCCCCCCCTACGACATCGTGGCGGGGGACGTGTACAGCGTCCTGCCCTTTGGCAACACCGTCGTGACCCGCACCGTCACGGGGGCGCAGCTGTACGCGGCGCTGGAGAACAGCGTCTCCATGCTGCCCGCCGCCAGCGGACGCTTCCTGCAGATCTCGGGCTTCTCGTTCACCTATGACCCCAGCAAACCGGTGGGCTCCCGCATTGTCAGCGTGACGCTCGACGGTGGCACGCCGATCCTGAAAGATGCCACGACGTACACCCTCGCGCTGAGCGACTTCACCAACAGCGGTGGGGACGAGTACACCATGTTCGCCGATGGCCAGGGCACCACCCGTGAACTGGACGCCCAGGTGGTCCTCGAGTACATCCAGCAGCGGGGCACGGTCACGCCAACCGTGGGGCAGCGCATCCGCGCCGTCGGCGGAACCTGACCCCCAGAGACCCCAGGCCCGTACAGGTGGGCGGCTCTCCAGGGTCGTCCACTTGGCTATTGAACGGCACGAAGGGTCCCCCGAGGTCAAGGCACCCCTGGGAAAGTCGCTCTGACAGTCGTCCCTTCGCCTGTGGCCCCCTGCTGCCCTCCGGCTCACGTTCGAGCCGCCCGGTGTTCGGCTGCGCCCCTTCAGAGCGCAGGCAAGCAGGCAGGTGACCCGTCCCGCGTCCCGGTTCTACACTGCCGGGCAGAACCTGCCATGTCCCAGACCGACCCCGCTCCCCCCTTGCCAGAACCCTACGCTGAGCTGAGCCGCGCCTTGAAGCGCCGCTACCCTCAGGATCCTTCACAACTGAGACAGCGCGCGGCGGATGCCCGAACGGCCTACGACGAGGCGGTCCAACGGCAGGGCTGGTTCGCCGAACGGCTGCTGGCGCTGGGCACCGCGATGAAGTGCCCGGCGTTCCCCCGCCCGGACGGCATCAAGTCCTGGGCGCGGCTGGAGGAAAAAACGAACCTGTTCGGGTTTCCACCGCTGGATATCCTGGCGGGGAAGATCGTGTTCACCTCCCTGGCGGACCTGTACGCCTCGGCCGCGCTGGTCAGCGGACCCTTTGTGGTCGCGGGCTTCCGTGACCGCTTCCTGCAGCCGCGCGCCAGCGGGTACCGCGACATGCAGTTCATCGTGGACCTGGACGGCCACTACGCGGAGGTGAAGTTGGTCCTGGCCGCCTTCGATGAGCTGGACATCTACGAGCACCGCCTGTACGAGGTGCGGCGAACGCTGGAAACGCTGCCGCAACTGTCCAAAGTCCAGACGGTTGTCCTGGAAACCCTTGACGATGCGAGTACACTGATGTTCTCCCGGGTCTGGCACAGCCTGGTGACGGAAGGGCAGGTGGAGGAATGACGAAGTACTACATGGTCGGCGCAGTCCCGGTGAAGGTGGTCCGCCAGGAAGAGGGCCAGACCGTCATTCTGGCCTTCAACGTGCACCTGGGCCGCTTCGAATCCAACTCCCGCTACTACAGCATGATTCGCCGTGACGACACCGGGCTGGTGCGCCAGGTGACCGAAGAGGAATTCGAGTTCGCGGTGGAGCAGCTGAGACAGAAAGCTTCCTGAACGCCAGGGATGCCCCCTGCCGCCTTCACCCGAAGAGCGTGGGGGGCAGAACCTCCGGGGGAACCCCGAGGCGCTGCATCTGGGTCCGGAGATGCGCCACGGCCAGGTCCACGTCTGGCGAGGTGAAGGCGCGCGCTTCCTCCAGCGCCCGGAGGAGCACCGCCGGTGCCCGCTCATCGCCGCAGCGGAGCAGCTCCCGGGCAAGATTGAGCTGGGCAATCACGGCGCGCTGCGGGAACGCGCTGCGCTTGGCCAGGGCCGCCGCCGCCTCGTAAAGCTGGACGCCTGCGTCCGGCTGGCCCCGCCGGAACAGCAGCAGGCCCTGCGTGGCCACCAGGTTCGCCCCGTTCCAGACGTTCCCGGGTGCCGTGGCCGCCTGGGCGCGCCGCAGGTACGCTTCCGCGTCGTCCAGTTGATCGGCAATCGCCAGGTAGAAGGCCATGTTGTTCAACATGACCTCGTCGGCCGGATGGGCCGTGAGACCGAGCCGGGTCAGTTCAATCGCCCGGGCCGGTGTGGGATCCAGGGCACCGGCCAGGTATGCCGCCATAATCACCGGGGTAGAGGCGAACGGCTCGTCCTGCAGCCAGCACTCGAAGGCGTCCCGCGCGGCCTCAAAACGGGACAGGCTGTACCGCTCCCAGGCGCGCATCTCGAAGTTCCGCGGAACACTCTTCAGCAGTTGCTCGTCCAGGGGAACCTGCACCTGCGGCGCCACCCACTGCACCTGCGCGACCGCGTTCTCGGTGGGCTGCTCGAGGGCCTGCCGGAACATCTTCCGCACGCGCTTGCTTTTCCCCCCATCCTTGAGTTCCAGCGTCCCCAGCGCGGCGGCCAGCTCACTGATGTGGAGGGGGTCGAGATCCCAGTTCTCCACCAAGTCACGCGCCCGGCGAACAAACCTGGGCGCGACCCCCGCCACCATGGACGCGCTGATTTCCGCGGCGATCAGCCAGGGATCGTGCGGCGTGCGGACCGAGCGGCGCAGGAGCGTCACGGCCGCGCGGGGGTCGTGCGTGTGCACGTGAAACCGCACGGCGGTGCGCAGGGCAAAGCGGTGCTGCGGCGCCAACGCGAGCGCCACCTGAAGATGCCGCTCGGCCCGCTGCGCCTGCCCCAGGGCCGCGTAGGCGCGCGCCAGGTCCAGGTGCATCAGGGGGTTGTGCGGGAATTCGCGCAGGAGGGGGCGCAGCCGCCGGACCTCCGCCTGGACGGTCAGCAGACCGGTACTCTGCGGTGCCTGGATGCCCGCCTCACCGGGCGCGGGCAGCGCCAGCAGTGTCCGTGCCGACGCCAGGGCGGCGGGCGTCGTCTGCTCGGCATTCAGCAGCAGGTAGACGGCGGCTTCTTCCGCCACGTCGGGCCGGTTCATCAGGACGGCGGTGCCCGTTAGTTCCGCCGCCCGGCCCACGCTGGGCTTCGCCCCGAACTCCCGTTGCAGGGTCACCAGCCGCTGCACGCCCGCCTGCTGCGCGCGGGCTTTCTCGTCCGCGCCGGCACGCTGCAAGCTCCGCATTTCCCCGGTTTCGACGGCGGCGCGCGTGTCCCGCCAACGGGGAAGCACCCGGCGGTTCCTGGGCCTCGCGGGCAAACTCACGGCCTGCTCCCCCGTTTCCGCGCGAGGCTGGCTTTCATCGCCAGTCGGTCGTACAGGCTGATGTACCGCTCCAGCCCGAGTGGGTTGAGGCCGGACAGGTTGCGGGGATGCCCCCGGCGCGCGGGGTCCGGGTGGCAGAGTTCCCGGATGCTGCGCGTCACCTCGCCAGCGACACTGGGATGCAGGCGTGGCCGGAGCGCCCCCTCCACCTCACGGGCGGCGCGGTCGAAGGCCGCCAGCAGGTGCGGCAGGGCTTCCTCGAAAGGCCCGGTGAAGTCCCCGCCCCAGAAGAGCGGCAGCAGTTCCTCCGGCAACTCCCGCTTCAGGAAGGTGTTGAAGTGCTGATGCGTGAAGAGAAACGTGATCAGGCCGCCCAGCATGTACAGGTCGCAGCGCCGGCCATGCTGCCAGGCGTCCGCCTGCTCGGCGAGGTACGGCACTTCCGGAGGCGCGCAGTCCCAGCTGCCCGCGAACGCTTTGCTGCCATGCGGGGAAGTCCCGGAGGCGTCCACCGCGGTCCCCAGGTCCCCGATCTTTGACCCCAGCGCCTCGAACACCAGCACGTTGGCCGGCTTGACGTCGTTGTGCGCGAACCTGGCGGTGTGGAGCTGGTGCAGGCCCACCGCCACATGGTGGATGCACCTCAGCAGCCAGACGTCGTCGACGGCCGTCGCTTCCAGATGGTCGCGGACGTCCCCGTCAGCCCGGTCGAACACGATGTACGGCACCGGGATGAGGGCGCCCGGGATGCGGTGTTCACCGTGAGCAATCGCGTGGACGACCCGGCTCAGGCGCATGTCGCTGCAGTGCTCGAGCAGGCTCACCTCGAAGTTGAACTGCTCGGTGACCTCCTGAAGCGCGCGCATCACGTTTCTGGCCTGAATGATGCCCGATAGGTCGATGGCTTTCAGAAACCCCAGGTGCCCGTCTTCGCGCTCGACGAAGTACCCCACGGATTGGTGCCCCCCGGCGGGCTGCCCTTTGACTGTGGTCGCCCGTCCGGTGACACGCCAGCCCCCCTCCAGGGTCAAACCGTGCAAAAACAGGGCGGGATGCGTGCTGAGCGTGGGTGGGGGTGACGTCATGACGGGGAGCCTCCAGTCGTGAAGCACATTGTCGCCCAGAGGCCGCCTGCAGGGAAGCGATGTTGAGCAGCAACCGTGAGGAGGCCGGGCACAAGGCGGATGTCCCCCCTCCCGTGCGGCCGTCAGGCCGCTGCGGGACTCAGCGGGACGGTCCAGCGGAAGGTGCTCCCCTGCCCGGGCACGGAGGTCGCGGTCAGGTCGCCCTGCATCGCCCGCGCGAGGCCGCGGGCGATGGTCAGGCCCACGCCGCTGCCTTCCCCCGGGGTGCGGGCGGCGTCCACCCGGTAAAACCGTTCGAACACGCGGTCCAGGTGTTCGGGCGCGATGCCGCTGCCGGTGTCTGCGACCGCGACGGTGACCTCGGCACCGTGCACGCCCGCCCAGACCCGCACCGTTCCGCCTGCCGGCGTGTGCTTCAGCGCGTTGCTCAGCAGGTTGGCAAGCACCTGCTGCGCGCGCTGGGCGTCCACCCACACCACGACATCGGCGGCGGGCCGCTCCACCTCCAGGGTGACGCCGCGGTCCTCGAAGGCCAGGTGGAAGCGGTCCTGGGCCTGACGGAGCAGGTCCCCCAGCGGGACGCTCCTCAGGTGCAGCTCGACCCGCCCACCCTCGACGCGGCTGACCAGGCTGAGGTCGTGCGTGAGGCGTTCCATGCCCGCGACCTCCCGGGCAATCGCCGCCAGGGCCTTGTCGGCGGGGAGAATGCCGTCCTGCGCCGCCTCCGCGTACCCGCGCACGGCAGCGACGGGGGTGCGCAGTTCGTGGGCGACATTGCCGATCAGTTCCGCGCGCGTCTGCTCGACCCGCGCGAGGGCGCCCGCCATGGTGTTGAAACTGCGCGCGAGTTCCGTGAGTTCGTCCTCCCCGTCTTCCGGCAGGCGGCGGTCGTACTGGCCGCTGGCAATCGCCCGGCTTCCCGCCTGAAGGTGACGCACCGAGGCGGTCACCCGCCGCGCCGCGACCCAGGCGGTCAGGACCGCGACGAGCAGCGCCAGCGGCAGCGCCGCGAGCAGGGCGCGTGTCAGGGTAAGACGCATGCCGTTGGTCAGATCCGAGCGCATGTGGTTGCCTTGCGTTCCGATCAGTTCCATCATCTGCGCCACGTGATGCTGGATAAAGGGCTGAGCGGACAGCTCCGCAACGATAAGCAGCATGGACGCCGTGACGGTCACGACGACGAGGTGGTTCAGCAGCAGGCGGGGGAACAGGCGCATTCAGTCCTCCCGGAAACGGTACCCCAGCCCCCGCACCGTCTCGATGAACGTCGGCGCGTCCGCGTCATCCCCGAGTTTGCGGCGCAGCGCGGTGATGTGCATGTCCACGACCCGCGTCACGCCGGGGTAGTCCGGCCCCCACACGCGCTCCACCAGCCGCTCCCGTGACCAGACCAGCCCGGGGTGCTGCGCCAGCGTCGTCAGCAGGTCGAACTCGGTGCGCGAGAGCGAGAGCGGCTGGCCGTGCAGGGTGGCGGACCGGCCAGCCAGGTCCAGGGTGAGCGGTCCCGCCTCGATACGCTCCCGCACGCCCACCCGGCGCAGCAGCGCCCGCACCCGGGCCACCACCTCCCGTGGGCTGAACGGCTTGACCACGTAATCGTCGGCACCGGCGTTCAGGCCCGCCAGACGGTCTTCCACCTCACCCCGGGCGGTGAGCAGCAGCACCGGCAACTGCGGGTGTTCGCGGCGGGCGTGGGCGGTGAGTTCCACCCCGCTCATGCCCGGCAGCATCCAGTCGATGATCGCCACGTCGGCCCGGGCCAGCAGCGGCAGGGCCGCCAGGCCGTCGTCCTCGATCATCACCGAGTGTCCCTCTGCCGCCAGGTACGCGGTGAGAATCTCCAGGATGGCCGGGTCGTCGTCCACGATCAGAACAACAGCCATCCGCCCTCCCCCCAGCCCCGGACGTTCATCCGGTGCCCCCGTCCCCACCGGAACACGTCGCGCCCCGCTCCGGCGTTCCCAGTCCCGGCTTGTCCCGGTCGATGAACTGCGGTACGCCGGGGTCCGCCAGGTCGCCCACCGCATGGGTATTCCAGGCGGTCAGCATCACCGGCGACGACGGAGGCTTGCGAGGAGAGGCCAGCCCGTGGGTTCACTCCTCGGGTTGACCCATGAGCAGGGCATTTTCGGCAATCCTGAGGAACAGGCAGGTCGGTCATGGGTGCTCCGAAGGGGAAGAAGGTCCGACCTTGGAGGTGGTGCCCGCTCTGTCACCTGGGTTCGGTTGATGGCGTATCCGCCACAGCATCCACAGGCTCACCAGAATGAGCGGGATGCTGATCAGGTGCGTCTCGGTGAAGAGGCCGATGCCCGGCGCGGTGAGGCCCTGGTTGAGATAGGTCTTGAGCGGCAGGGGGTTGAGGCGGAAGGTTTCCTCCCACCCGGCGCGCAGGATGGAGTACCACAGCCAGAACTGCCAGAAGGCCCAGCCCGCTCGGCGCGACCGCAGCCAGAAGAAGGCGGCGACCGACAGGATGATGCCGATGATCACGCCGTAGAGCTGGGTGAAGTGGACGGGCGCCGTCATCACGATCTGCCCACCGATCTCCTGGCAGTACTTGGAGAGGTCGAGGTCGGGGTTGGGGTTGGGAATGCACATGCCCTCGTGGAAGGCGCGGGCGGAATTGGGCCAGCGGAACCCGATGGGCCAGCCGGTCACGCGCCCGACCGTGTCCGTCCCGTTCATGATGTTGCCGATCCGTCCGCCGATGATCCCAAAGGCCACGCCGGGCACGCACAGGTCGGCGTACCGGTAGAAATTGAGCCGGTAGCGCCGGGTGTAGTAGATCAGGACCAGAATCCCGCCGATCAGCCCGCCGTGGATGCTGATCCCGCCCGCCCGGAGGTTGACGATGTCGAAGAGGACCCGTGGAAAGGGGATACCCGCGAACTGGTGCCAGGAGGTCAGCACGAACACCAGCCGCGCTCCCACCAGCCCCCAGATGATCATCCACAGGATCATGTCGTTGAAGAGGTTCACGTTCAGGCCGCGCTCGCGGGCCATCCTCGTGCCCACCCACACGCCCGCCACGATGCCCAGCGTGATCAGCACGCCGTACCAGGCAATCGTGAAATTGCCGATCTTCAGGAATACCGGGTCCATTCCGCCTCCGTATGGGCTGAGCGGGGCCAGCCCACCGCCACACTACGGAGCCTCTGTAAAGCTGCTGTAAAGGTCCCGGCAGAGGCTCGCTGCCCGGCTTTACACGAATTTTACAGGGCCCCACTATCTTCCGGCCATGAAACGGAACCTTCTTTTGATGGCCGTCCTCAGCGTCAGCGGGGTGGGCTTCGCGCAGGGCAGCATGGGCGGAATGGATCACAGCACCATGAGCGGCATGTCGGGGCAAAGCGGCATGACCATGCAGATGGACATGAGCGGCCTGGAGAAGCTGGGGGGGAAGGCGTTTGACCGGGCCTTTCTGAGCATGATGGTCCCGCACCACCAGATGGCCGTGGATATGGCCCGTGCGGTGCTGCCGGTCAGCAAGGACGCCACTGTGAAGCGCTGGGCGAACGCGATCATCAAGGCGCAGGAGAGCGAAATCAAGCAGATGAACACGCTGCTCAGGAGCTATGGCGGCAGTGACGCGGCCATGGCGAACATGATGAAGAGCAGCATGAGCGGCATGGCCGACATGGTGAAGAAGGCCAAGAATCCGGATGTGGCCTTTGTGCAGGGCATGATTCCCCATCACGTTTCCGCCATTGATATGGCCACCCTGGCGTTGCAGAAGAGCAGCGATGTCCGCGTCCTGAAGCTTGCCCGGGATATCGTCCGCGATCAGGCGACGGAGGCGTACGACTTCCGCCTGTGGCTGATGAAGCGCGGGACGTAAAGCGTCCCTCTGACGCGCGTGCCTCCTGCCGGGGGCACGCGCTTTTTGCCGCGCCACGACGGACGTTTGCAGGTCCGAGCGGCCGAACCTACCGCGATCTTTACGCAATCTTTACACAGGTGGGGCAAGCTGACCCCCATTCATGCGTCGTCAACTGCTGCTTGCCCTCGTCCTGTTCAGTCTCCCTGTCGCTGCCGCAGCGACGGTGAGTTCACAACCGGGCGACACCCTCAACCGTCTGGCCGTCCGGTACGGCACCACCCCCCAGGTCCTGACGGGTGCCAACCCGGCCCTGCCGCAGGGTGTCCTGAAGACGGGAACGCGCGTCACGCTGCCACCCACACCCACCCGCCTGTGGACGGTCCGGCCCGGCGATACCCTCTCGGCGATTGCCCGGCGTGAGGGGACCACCCTGGCCGCCCTGGTGTCGGCCAATCCCGGCCTGGACCCGCAGCGCCCCCTGCAGGTCGGTCAGAAGCTCACCTTGCCGTCCCGGTGGGCCGGCGCTCCGCGGTCCTCGGCCACCCCCGTCGTCCGGCCAGCGTCCATTCGCGTCACGCCGGTCATGCCCGTGACCGGCCGCGTCACCACGCCCTTCCGTGACGGGCACGAGGGGGTGGACCTGGCCGCGCCGACCGGCACGCCCATCCGCGCTGCCGCCCCCGGCGTGGTGACCGAGTCCCGCTTCGACGCCCAGAGCGGGTGGGGTTGGACGCTGGTCGTGGACCATGGGAACGGCCTGCAGACCCGCTACAGCCACAATTCCGCGAATCTTGTCCCGGTGGGCAGCCGCGTGGAAGCCGGACAGGTGATCGGCCGGGTCGGGAGTACCGGCAACAGCACCGGCCCCCACCTGGATTACCGCGTGACCGTGCAGGGGCAGCCCATCAACCCATTCAGCCTGTACTGAAGGGGCTTGAAAAGAGGCGTGGCCCGCGCTGTCTCTCGCGCCCAGTAACGCAGCCGTCTATCTTCCCTGATCAGCCGGTTCCCCACAGGCAACCGGGTGGGTGTTCAACCCACGCCGGAGCGGCCCGGCCCCCTCTCGGCGGGAAGACATCCGCCTCCTTCAGCGGAGCTTGGGGCAGGGGCGCGGCCGGGCAGGGCCTCAGCGCGCCGCGAACTGCTCGGGTGGAACGTGAGGCAATTCCAGTGGATTCACCGGCGTCCCCGCCACCAGGACCCGGTAGTCGAGGTGAGGTCCAGTGCTGTTGCCGGTGCTGCCCACCCGGGCAATCCACTGACCGGCCTCGACCTGATCGCC
This DNA window, taken from Deinococcus carri, encodes the following:
- a CDS encoding TlpA disulfide reductase family protein, translating into MNIAPDALTIGPLVIGWSQLTLLLGLLAWSSLARFRGAAKAALVALVTARLWASLPGVFGDLSQPLGAQVLELLDVRRGSWAWGPGLAAGLVALWWPRRQFPARLPFPLLVTVLAGLLPLLLRPTPAVQTFPAVLFPRLMGNTISRPVPLPRPGVVNVWATWCPPCRAEMPLLMRAVQAGEPVVLLNVGEPADRVQAFLRSYPAPNTTWLGGEAVTGRLRVSGFPTTFAVNAQGRIVARHLGPLSSAQLQALLRQAKEMP
- a CDS encoding bifunctional metallophosphatase/5'-nucleotidase, which codes for MPRKLLPLAALTLALAACSSSLTPPGPPTTIQLLDISDWHAQLDPLTVGSGTSAFQVGGAAVLSAYFKQDRANNPNTLTVTAGDAYGASPPLSSFFGEMPAIEAMNAMGFDADTFGNHNFDRGTAALQGLIDKAKFSYVAANLKNLDANLKNVAPYKIFTVGGVKVAVIGLVNPEAPTLVAPGALGTLQITDPVAAATQARASAQAQGAQVFVAITHLGVTSKDPATQAPSGPLIDFAKSVRGFDVIFGDHTNEQFSGVIGEALVVENLSKGATYAKVNVTYDPASRRVTDRTNTFVVPRADAVTPDPAVVQALAPYRTQLAQQLDRKIGVATDLFPRGNNIERLGEVALGDLIADAFRARYGTQLAIQNGGSIRSSLPSSYAPQDKSLRRPAPGYQPGPPYDIVAGDVYSVLPFGNTVVTRTVTGAQLYAALENSVSMLPAASGRFLQISGFSFTYDPSKPVGSRIVSVTLDGGTPILKDATTYTLALSDFTNSGGDEYTMFADGQGTTRELDAQVVLEYIQQRGTVTPTVGQRIRAVGGT
- a CDS encoding tetratricopeptide repeat protein; this encodes MLPRWRDTRAAVETGEMRSLQRAGADEKARAQQAGVQRLVTLQREFGAKPSVGRAAELTGTAVLMNRPDVAEEAAVYLLLNAEQTTPAALASARTLLALPAPGEAGIQAPQSTGLLTVQAEVRRLRPLLREFPHNPLMHLDLARAYAALGQAQRAERHLQVALALAPQHRFALRTAVRFHVHTHDPRAAVTLLRRSVRTPHDPWLIAAEISASMVAGVAPRFVRRARDLVENWDLDPLHISELAAALGTLELKDGGKSKRVRKMFRQALEQPTENAVAQVQWVAPQVQVPLDEQLLKSVPRNFEMRAWERYSLSRFEAARDAFECWLQDEPFASTPVIMAAYLAGALDPTPARAIELTRLGLTAHPADEVMLNNMAFYLAIADQLDDAEAYLRRAQAATAPGNVWNGANLVATQGLLLFRRGQPDAGVQLYEAAAALAKRSAFPQRAVIAQLNLARELLRCGDERAPAVLLRALEEARAFTSPDVDLAVAHLRTQMQRLGVPPEVLPPTLFG
- a CDS encoding protein kinase domain-containing protein, which encodes MTSPPPTLSTHPALFLHGLTLEGGWRVTGRATTVKGQPAGGHQSVGYFVEREDGHLGFLKAIDLSGIIQARNVMRALQEVTEQFNFEVSLLEHCSDMRLSRVVHAIAHGEHRIPGALIPVPYIVFDRADGDVRDHLEATAVDDVWLLRCIHHVAVGLHQLHTARFAHNDVKPANVLVFEALGSKIGDLGTAVDASGTSPHGSKAFAGSWDCAPPEVPYLAEQADAWQHGRRCDLYMLGGLITFLFTHQHFNTFLKRELPEELLPLFWGGDFTGPFEEALPHLLAAFDRAAREVEGALRPRLHPSVAGEVTRSIRELCHPDPARRGHPRNLSGLNPLGLERYISLYDRLAMKASLARKRGSRP
- a CDS encoding HAMP domain-containing sensor histidine kinase codes for the protein MRLFPRLLLNHLVVVTVTASMLLIVAELSAQPFIQHHVAQMMELIGTQGNHMRSDLTNGMRLTLTRALLAALPLALLVAVLTAWVAARRVTASVRHLQAGSRAIASGQYDRRLPEDGEDELTELARSFNTMAGALARVEQTRAELIGNVAHELRTPVAAVRGYAEAAQDGILPADKALAAIAREVAGMERLTHDLSLVSRVEGGRVELHLRSVPLGDLLRQAQDRFHLAFEDRGVTLEVERPAADVVVWVDAQRAQQVLANLLSNALKHTPAGGTVRVWAGVHGAEVTVAVADTGSGIAPEHLDRVFERFYRVDAARTPGEGSGVGLTIARGLARAMQGDLTATSVPGQGSTFRWTVPLSPAAA
- a CDS encoding response regulator transcription factor; the protein is MAVVLIVDDDPAILEILTAYLAAEGHSVMIEDDGLAALPLLARADVAIIDWMLPGMSGVELTAHARREHPQLPVLLLTARGEVEDRLAGLNAGADDYVVKPFSPREVVARVRALLRRVGVRERIEAGPLTLDLAGRSATLHGQPLSLSRTEFDLLTTLAQHPGLVWSRERLVERVWGPDYPGVTRVVDMHITALRRKLGDDADAPTFIETVRGLGYRFRED
- a CDS encoding prolipoprotein diacylglyceryl transferase encodes the protein MDPVFLKIGNFTIAWYGVLITLGIVAGVWVGTRMARERGLNVNLFNDMILWMIIWGLVGARLVFVLTSWHQFAGIPFPRVLFDIVNLRAGGISIHGGLIGGILVLIYYTRRYRLNFYRYADLCVPGVAFGIIGGRIGNIMNGTDTVGRVTGWPIGFRWPNSARAFHEGMCIPNPNPDLDLSKYCQEIGGQIVMTAPVHFTQLYGVIIGIILSVAAFFWLRSRRAGWAFWQFWLWYSILRAGWEETFRLNPLPLKTYLNQGLTAPGIGLFTETHLISIPLILVSLWMLWRIRHQPNPGDRAGTTSKVGPSSPSEHP
- a CDS encoding DUF305 domain-containing protein, with amino-acid sequence MKRNLLLMAVLSVSGVGFAQGSMGGMDHSTMSGMSGQSGMTMQMDMSGLEKLGGKAFDRAFLSMMVPHHQMAVDMARAVLPVSKDATVKRWANAIIKAQESEIKQMNTLLRSYGGSDAAMANMMKSSMSGMADMVKKAKNPDVAFVQGMIPHHVSAIDMATLALQKSSDVRVLKLARDIVRDQATEAYDFRLWLMKRGT
- a CDS encoding M23 family metallopeptidase codes for the protein MRRQLLLALVLFSLPVAAAATVSSQPGDTLNRLAVRYGTTPQVLTGANPALPQGVLKTGTRVTLPPTPTRLWTVRPGDTLSAIARREGTTLAALVSANPGLDPQRPLQVGQKLTLPSRWAGAPRSSATPVVRPASIRVTPVMPVTGRVTTPFRDGHEGVDLAAPTGTPIRAAAPGVVTESRFDAQSGWGWTLVVDHGNGLQTRYSHNSANLVPVGSRVEAGQVIGRVGSTGNSTGPHLDYRVTVQGQPINPFSLY